ggtcagcagatcttgaagataaggttcaagaccatgtaaggccttataggcaataagaactttaaaataataataataataataataataataataataataataaaacaaccttgaatgagatggatgcagtaactgtatcaattaaatatgcaattaaaaccaagatcaacatttttaattgcttgacagccctaattatttgtatttgttttatttagacaataTAAACATGTGCAAAATGTAGAACACCATTTTTGCTCAAATAGACATCCCTCACATGACTGCTAAATGTGCTATGCCAATTCCAGCCCCACCCCCCATACACCACAGATACATTCTGGTCTTATTTTCTTTGAGCTGTTCACTCACTTCAAGGTTCTCTCTACACATGTGATAGTAGCAGTAATGCAGTATATTGCTGTACCTGGTGTATCGATGATGTTAATGTTGGTTCCTTTCCACATGGTGTAAGTAGCAGCAGACTGGATTGTGATGCCTCGTTGACGTTCAAGTTCCATTGAATCCATTATGGCCCCAACCCCATCTTTTCCCTTTACCTGGGCATGACGGAGAGATACACACAGGAGGATCACAAAAGAGCTTCACTGAATTGAAACAATGCAGAATAAGGTGGCTGTCCCATACACACAAATAACACCACTCCTAAATGAACTTGCCAAAGCACTCTGGTTTTTTGGATTGTGTTTTAGAGAGGGCAGGAACAGTGTAAGCATTAATTAAAAGCAAGCTGTATACACACCACTCTCTAATCCAGGAGTTGATGGATTAACCCAGTACCTGGCTATCCTGGACTCCCAGGCAATGGTGTATTCAAAAGGACATGCAAGttgtatattacatttaaacaacaacaacactaccTCATGCATTTGTGCTATTCTGCCGGTGTAGTAGAGAACCCGCTCTGTGAGTGTGGTTTTCCCCGAGTCGATGTGAGCCGAGATTCCGATATTTCTGATTAGCTCGTTGGGTATGATGCCCGAAGAACAAGCTCTGCAGCAGTTTATCAACACCTGGAAgaaccacattaaaaaaacagtttattttatattcaaaAGCAATGGAATTCCTGGTACAGCACTGAATAAGTATTGTTTTCTATTGTACAACAATAGGTTATATAACTGACAGGGAAACGCTACAGATTTAAAGGGGTCattattaaagcaaacttcaTCATTTAAATCGGTTACCTTCCTTAAAGTTAAAGGGCAAGTGCTTTTCAGATGCCGTCGGCCCAGAAGGAGTCCCGCTTTCAGCACATGCAttttagcaatgtttttttttttttttttttttaatctgaaatTGCCTGAAatctgaaattgtaaaaatgaaaatgtttcagACACAACTCCCCCAATGGACGTCAGTGTGAATGTCACGCCGGTTCCTTGTACAAAAAACACATCCGGGTTGTAAAAGGCCACAACAGTAAAGACAACACGCACTTCCTTTGAAGGGATAGATAGGAATCCCTGGGAAAGAGGACTAGCGTACTAATCCTATAGCGCCCTCTTCCAAGCGGAGGATAACATATTGAATGCTACTGTATAAACACGTGTttctattaaataataaatacataaatacaattaaacCTCTGAACAATACCATTGCGGTAGatgagtttattttatttgttactttactgtacagtgctttgatatagttctgtataaaaaaagcgctataaaatgcaaataaattgGATTATTGGTtgtttcacaaaaataaatacttttgataCATGTAAACTGCATAAGAAACACATATATGACTAGAATCAAAATATGTGCCTAATTTACAAATCTTCTTAGTCCAAATGGTACTagcacaaataaaaaaaggaactaATGGGACTGAAATATCAGTTTTCATAACAAAACTTTCTATTTCAGTTATCAAATCCTGCTATTTTTTTAAAACGCAGGTAAAGTAGGTTTTGAGACTTAATCGGAATAGCTTTTTTATTTCCAGTGAGGAAATGATCTTAAACAGCAAATGCGGTAACTTTGGTGCCACCTGCTGGTGAAAGATGGGAACTCGGCTTCCCTGAGGGAGGCTGCATAATGAGACTTCGTAATACTCCATGGTGTCTTGTACATTTCAGTGTGTCTCTGTACCAAAACTTAACGGAGTTTCATGATTATATTCctacaataacaaataaataccaaGTGCCATTGGCTTAAATTGTATACTTTTCCTTTTTGAGTTGAAATTGCCTCTACATTTAAgtaatagtaaaacaaataatgaaaaaagagGGTGTAATGCAGGAACTGTGATAGGACCCATTGGTCTTTAATCCAcacccaaataaataaaaagatacatatacatacataaagaAATAACAAGTATAGAGTTTTCAGAAAGAACAGGTTTATTAAAGATCACAGGTTTATTTGTTCAAATCGGTGCCCTTAAAATCAGTCCTTTCAGTGGAGTGGGATTCCAGCATCTTCATTTACTATCAATGAACccacactttaaaaacaaaatgaagcaTGAAAGAAACTGAACATGAAAATGAGTGTAGAAATATGTTACTTCAGCGGCACAACTTGACAGAAACGCATGTGATGCAATTTTCCAcctgaaataaaagaaaaaaatatatatatgtttggtaCGTTCCGTTACTCAGTTCTAGGAATTACGTAAAACAAAGACATGTTTAATTAACAATTCTGTTATATGCTATAGATTGTCCAAACACCTTATAGTACTTACTGTATCCGGTTACTGTAGTATTTTGGCAATGGTAGAGGATTTGTTTACTTGTGTATATGGATAGAAACCTGAAAGATGGCCAGTAACACAAACATTTACATCCTGTTGTTGCGTTAAGTCAGTTGTTTTGGAACCTGTTGATAATTTACAACAAACATGTGACTGTTTCTACTCCTTCTGCATCAAACATCAGTCTGGTAACAGTTATTGCAGTTATTTATCAACAGTattaattgttaaataaaaaagtctaattaagaacaaagtaaatgaaagtgaacaagtaatatatattaaacacactaCAGAGATGATCTACAGCaggttgttatattttttttttaaaagggtaaaATTACTGTAACCGTACTTTGTGGGTCATATTCAGTAGAAGATACGAATGTGTAAGTCCAAAAGGATATTTCATATGTCAAAGTATTATCCCATCAAAGAACATCTCATTTTCTTCTGCAATTTGGATCATACAGAATGCAAGTTTCAGTAAGACTGTGTGTACAAATGCATCAATGCAGCTTTTCTTATTGGTATGACTAAAGTAATATCAAGCATGCCCACTCTTGATAGTGTTCATGTAACTTACTAAATTGAACACATTTATAACTGGAAACAGCCCTACACCAGTTAAACAAAATAGAGTAATACGCAGTAATTATATATTATTGAAAATCAAAGATTACAGTCTTACACGTTCTTATCTGCTATTGAAGTGAGCCATATGAGAACAAATTTAGATATTTTGTATCTAGCAAGACCAATCTTAAAAAAACTAATAACACAGGTATCATGCTGTACACATTTTGTAAAGTGCATTACCTTACGAATCGATTTGAAAAAGACAAAATTATCGTTCTAGCTGTTGATTTGAAGGTAGAAAAATAGACGTTCAAAAGTCAGTAAACTAGAAGATTGATCTAGACAATGCACACCAACACTTAAAACCAAGTACGACTGGTCTCGGATAAACGATGAAGCACTAGAATGTGTTgcctgattttattattttattgatggTTGTTTTTCAATCCCGATCCTTTCACACTCagttctttaaaatgtatttttttcacttcTTCGGGAGCCTTCGGGGGATGCTTCTCTctgtaacaataaataaataatacatctatGTAATGATCCAAACAGCATCAGATCTAAGGGTTTGTTCAGCTGTTATTTGCAATCTAAATTTCACTCagagcgtctttactggatgcgccactcgggagcccccaagaaCTACCTATTTTACTAGCACGTCCAGGTTTCAGTTGTATTTGGAGGCTTGTGTGAAGAGTCTATGTGGTTTTGTTTCTTGCTTAAGAATATAAAGTGTTCTCAATGGACGGTTTATTTTTGATTATTACCTTCCAATTTACAATTAGGAAATCAgttgctgattgcacctctaaactaaatgaaaaaacaAAGCGAATACCCTGCTCCTATAGGAGACCAGTTAACATTTTACTGTAAATCTACCAGTACAGACTTGCAGGATGTACCGTATTATTTTACCCAATGTAACATACAGCAAAGTTAATAAAGCATGCATCATGACTGATTCATTATTACATGTACTGGATTTGCTCTCATATTATTGTTAGTATTACCTTCTTGCTGCATCATCAGGTTTGGCTATCGCTGCGCAGTGGACAGTTCTATGTTTAGGTGCCTCCAAGTGGGACAGGGGCACAGATGGCTTGAATTTTGAAACTCCCCTTTGCCACTCTTCCTCAAATGACTGGGCTTCAGCTGTTTCGGAAGAGAGTATACATTACAACTGGGGGCGAAATTGCTTTGCAAGTTTCAGTGTTCCTCCACGGTAAGAGTTACAGCCACCTGCTTGGTTGTTCATTTCAGTTTGCTTTTGTTTAGTACTCACAGCATACAGTATTCCAGCcccgggtgtgtgtgtgtgtgtgttgctgtgcgtGCGTGCGCCTGTGCGGACAGCACAGCTATCTGATACAAGTGATTGAGAAGTGTCACTCGACAGGTGCTActgaaattgtttttaaaataacggCATGCTTGTGACACACAAGGTAATGTACATATGTGTTAACGGTCACAAGACttgttactataaaaaaaataaataaacaatttcacAGGGGAAAAAaggtcatgtaaaaaaaaaaaaaaataaaagcatacttTCTTCCAAGTTGAGAAATTCTTCATTCCTTTCCTGATCGCCAGTCTTCTTGTTTTGAGACTGCGCGATGACATGCGCACGGTCATGGATGTGATGCCCAATAGCCATCTTCTCTATCCCGCTCTCAGAATCCTTCAGTGACCGTCTAGTCTCTTTGATCTGTAGACAAAAATGAGATTGGGTTCAGTTTAGTTTAAAACTGGGACGGGCCGCATGACATCTTTCACTGAACTATTACTCAGTACTGAAACAAAATGGTCGAACAATCAATGACAATCTCTTTGTAATCCATGGTCTCAACAAGATAAACAGT
The DNA window shown above is from Acipenser ruthenus chromosome 17, fAciRut3.2 maternal haplotype, whole genome shotgun sequence and carries:
- the LOC117423149 gene encoding myeloid leukemia factor 1 isoform X2 — encoded protein: MMRSFSDPFGRDPFLSITDGRERARDQRGSSDSNMALREDHRAPDGRSPFSMVDSMMANMRNMMRDMHRNIDNFSLDSNAHSFSSSSVMMYSKVGDEHAKVFQASSQTRRVPGGIKETRRSLKDSESGIEKMAIGHHIHDRAHVIAQSQNKKTGDQERNEEFLNLEETEAQSFEEEWQRGVSKFKPSVPLSHLEAPKHRTVHCAAIAKPDDAARREKHPPKAPEEVKKIHFKELSVKGSGLKNNHQ